One Deinococcus grandis DNA window includes the following coding sequences:
- a CDS encoding endonuclease/exonuclease/phosphatase family protein, whose product MNRILTRWLPRLLAGLIVLVAVLAGVVYALTDHPKPEQAADLTCPATAPTLKAGQDVRVMNWNVQYLAGRGYVFFYDTLAGDGPDTRPSPQSIARTLGEVTQAIREENPDLVLLQEVDRDSRRTDYADQLALIQAKLDGAYPCAATTYYHRATFVPHPSIMGRVGLSLSTLSRYRMDSATRYQLPRICGDPVTVAFNFKRAVLGVTLPVQGGQPLSVFNTHMDAFAQGCDTMRRQVAFIGDLLGRTSAPWVIGGDFNLLGTRAAYDRLRDREKAYFNPDTELAPLTAKYASFPSPAQIDSGNPAFITHYPNDPAVGKPDRTIDYYFYSAGLNHGAERVRQDDPKISDHYALLTTLTLP is encoded by the coding sequence ATGAACCGAATCCTGACGCGGTGGCTGCCGCGCCTCCTGGCTGGCCTGATCGTCCTCGTTGCCGTCTTGGCGGGCGTCGTGTATGCCCTGACCGACCACCCGAAACCCGAACAGGCCGCCGACCTGACCTGCCCCGCCACGGCCCCCACCCTGAAGGCCGGGCAGGACGTGCGCGTCATGAACTGGAACGTGCAGTACCTCGCCGGGCGCGGGTACGTGTTCTTCTACGACACCCTCGCCGGGGACGGCCCCGACACCCGCCCCAGCCCCCAGAGCATCGCCCGGACCCTGGGGGAGGTCACGCAGGCCATCCGCGAGGAGAACCCCGACCTCGTCCTGCTGCAGGAGGTGGACCGGGACAGCAGGCGCACCGACTACGCCGATCAGCTGGCCCTGATCCAGGCGAAACTGGACGGCGCGTACCCGTGCGCCGCCACCACGTACTACCACCGCGCGACGTTCGTGCCGCACCCCAGCATCATGGGCAGGGTGGGCCTGAGCCTGTCCACGCTCAGCCGGTACCGCATGGACAGCGCCACCCGCTACCAGCTGCCGCGCATCTGCGGGGACCCCGTCACGGTCGCGTTCAACTTCAAACGCGCCGTGCTGGGCGTGACCCTGCCCGTGCAGGGCGGCCAGCCCCTGAGTGTCTTCAACACCCACATGGACGCCTTCGCGCAGGGCTGCGACACCATGCGGAGGCAGGTGGCGTTCATCGGTGACCTGCTCGGCCGCACGAGCGCCCCCTGGGTGATCGGCGGGGACTTCAACCTCCTGGGCACCCGCGCCGCGTACGACCGCCTGCGCGACCGCGAGAAGGCGTACTTCAACCCCGACACCGAACTCGCCCCCCTGACCGCCAAGTACGCGTCGTTCCCCAGCCCCGCCCAGATCGACAGCGGCAACCCCGCGTTCATCACCCACTACCCCAACGACCCCGCCGTCGGCAAACCCGACCGGACCATCGACTACTACTTCTACTCGGCGGGCCTGAACCATGGCGCCGAACGCGTCCGGCAGGACGACCCGAAGATCAGCGACCACTACGCGCTGCTGACCACCCTCACCCTGCCCTGA
- a CDS encoding ABC transporter ATP-binding protein, which translates to MSLAAPPILAAPPFTLEVAGRPLARVPELNLQPGEVLHLWGPNGAGKTTLLHVLAGERPGGEVRVLGGAPGSRGTRADTAWVPTDAALPDDLTVAEGLTFLAALWTRPAAPLLALADSLGLSRWLDAWPAELSRGTRQKVALSGALGLGCALTLLDEPFGTLDTTSRVALLDAIRARAAAGGALIVTTHGEELARLPVRRVTLEPA; encoded by the coding sequence ATGTCCCTCGCTGCTCCGCCGATCCTCGCCGCCCCGCCGTTCACGCTGGAGGTCGCGGGGCGGCCCCTCGCGCGCGTTCCGGAACTGAATCTGCAGCCCGGCGAGGTGCTGCACCTGTGGGGGCCGAACGGGGCGGGCAAGACGACCCTGCTGCACGTCCTGGCCGGGGAGCGACCGGGCGGCGAGGTGCGGGTGCTGGGCGGCGCGCCGGGTTCGCGGGGCACGCGGGCGGACACGGCGTGGGTCCCGACGGACGCGGCCCTGCCGGACGACCTGACGGTCGCGGAGGGCCTGACGTTCCTGGCGGCGCTGTGGACCCGCCCGGCCGCGCCGCTGCTGGCACTGGCGGACTCGCTGGGGCTGTCGCGCTGGCTGGACGCGTGGCCCGCCGAGCTGTCGCGCGGCACGCGGCAGAAGGTCGCGCTGAGCGGCGCGCTGGGGCTGGGCTGCGCGCTGACGCTGCTGGACGAACCGTTCGGAACGCTGGACACCACCTCGCGCGTGGCGCTGCTGGACGCGATCCGGGCGCGGGCGGCGGCGGGTGGGGCGCTGATCGTCACGACTCACGGCGAGGAACTCGCGAGGCTGCCGGTCCGCCGCGTGACCCTGGAGCCCGCGTGA